From the Papaver somniferum cultivar HN1 chromosome 2, ASM357369v1, whole genome shotgun sequence genome, the window AAAATTAATCGATTCAAACCTCAATTTAATCAAACCTGAAAAGCAAAATCGATTGTCTCTGCTCAAATATGTTTAAAATCCTAAATTCTGTTTCAGTTTCTGTAAGAATTGGAGAGAGAAAATGAAATTAGAAATGAAAATATTTAATGAGTTTCCTGTGATATAAATAGAAAAGGGTAGAGTTATTAAAATATGGACCAGATCCGAAGATAAGTTTATATTTTGAACTTAGTAATAGGATTTTCCTAAaatatggagttgacaatgaaaAATCCAGTCGGGAGGGTTTCCTTGTATATGACCCACGGGTTCGGAATAGTTTTCACTTTAATGGATCCTTCGGGTTACTCAAATTCATTTAGGGTTTGTAGGGGGTCCTGATTTTGTTCAAATTGTAATGATAAACCTTAAATGGGAGTATTCTTTCTTAGGGTTCCGTTCAGATTGAAGATCCGAACACGAATTTCTGAAGATTTGTCACCATTGGTATCTCTTTTTACCGAAGATTCGAACACGAATTACCGGGTTTCGTTAGCACGCTTATCTTGACTTGAATTCTTCGGTAAATTCTTTTATTGATTTGTGTGGTTTATTTGGATCTGATTTGATTCTCCAATTTCTGTCTAATTGCAGTCTATTTCAGATTTCTTCTGTTGTCTTAGCTATCTATTTTGGATCTGATTtgattcttatttacttcgcatcAGGACGGAGGAACGCTTCATGTCAAACTTTCGGAAGGACTCAGCTGAGGATTGCAGCTTAGATTTACAACCTGTAATTAAGTACAGACAAAATGGTGTTGTCTTGTTACACATCTATTGTATTTCTGATGTGTTGGTATGCTTTTAATATTGGGTTTTTGGGTGTGACAAGGTATTGACTGTTCGAATCTGGGTCAATACAGAAGAACACCACCAAGCTGGTTGGAACTTTTCTTCTCCTGATGTAAGTAAAATAAATCAAGCCCCTTTAGTTTgatgtatcattttttttttaaactattaaTTGATGATGAtggttatttgggttttgattttacaGGTTGAAGATAACACATGTAAGTTCGCAAAGAACTGGTTGACTCCATCTCAGATTGATGTCATTCTCAGGGATTCACATGGTTTAAGAGTTTTGCATATTCTTAAGGCTCATGGTACGGCCATCACTATTGTTTTTTGGTTTATTGGACCTAGagatttgtttctttatcttcttaCACTTCATGAATTTGACTTCAATTTCCACATTCAATATAGCTTCTCTGTATTTATATTGAATTCTTGTTTGTTTCAACTATAGGCTGAAGAAGGTAATATGTTATCAGTGTTTTGCTGGGTATAAGATTTCTGTATCCATATTTATTCTAATTGTACTCCCAATTAATTTAATGCACCAAATTTAGTTGTGTTTTGCTGTGTTATGACATCTGGATTTTTTATCTCCCTATTTCGAGGTTTGATAAGTGATAAGAAGATCATGATTACTGTCAATGAATCCTGATAAACGTTCTGTTGAGTAGTATTGATTTCAATATGTGAATTTGTAAAGGTTTAAACGCCTTGAAGGTTGAACTCTTTGATTGTGTTGCTCCTTTAAATGAAGAGTGATTGtgcagttttttttatttttttattttaattttttttaattaaatctgGCAACTAAATGTTAAAGCAATTTCGATGGATCTCGTATCTTCTTTTTTTGTGTGCTTTAGTTGCAGAATGCCGATCTCCTGGACAGTGAAATCATATATGACAGAGATTTTGACTATGATTATTTTGGTTTCAAAACCCTTGAAAGATCCTACCTGTTGAAGGTGCAAGGCAAGGTTGTAGAAGACCACAACATATGTTGATGAGAGTTGCTGTTGGAATCCGCAAAGACAATATTGATTCTGTTCTCAAAACATATCATCTATGCCACAACGTTGGTTTACCCATGCTTCTCCTACTCTTTTCAATCTAGGGACACTCAGGCCTCAAGTatgttatatatttttttgtttgtaatTTTGATATAAGGATTAATTTTTGACACTAATTGAGGTTCTGTTGGAATTTGTAGTTGAGTAGCTGCTTCCTTGTGTGCATGAAAGAGCACAGTATTGAAGGAATATATGGAACTTCGAAGGAGTATGCTGTTATTAGTAAATCTGCTGAAGGAATTGGAGTTTCTGTGCACAACATCTGTACCACTGGTAGTTATATCTTTGGTACTAATGGAACATCTATTGGAATTGTTCCAATGCTATGAGTATTCAATGACACTGCCCGTTGTGTTGATCAAGGATGACGTAATGTCTTCTGCCTTGATATACTTTCTTGTGTTAGCTTCCTGTACAGGTACTTGGATGTGCATATATTAGGTTTCTATTGTTGACCCAATATTGTTAACCCTGGATTTTTCCGGGTTGAGACTCTGTAAAAAGCTATTATCAATCGTTCATTCAGGTGATATTGCTGtctacctagagccatggcatgccGCTGTTTTCGAGTTCCTAGACCTAAGGAAGAATCATGGAAACATATTGTTGGATGATTTATTGATTTCACCTGCCGTCAGAATTTGTCCAATAAGTGATGTAAGTGGCAGTAACATAGAATAGGAATTCCTATAACGTCTTTATAATTGAACGTCTGGATTCTGCCTTGCAGGATACTGTGTTTTGGTTGTCTCTGAATATTTTGTATAAACCTTCGAAATACACACAAGAGCAAGCTGCAGTTAGAGCATCCTCAGGAGATTTCAGCCTGCGCATTCTGTCAATAGCGGGTGCCTCGCTGCCGGGTCTTCTGAAATATAGCTGACAGTGATTCTTAATGAGCTGGTCTGCACAAAGATACAGGTGAAGATTTTGTATGAATTTATGATTGTTTTGAAGATTATTAGCTGTGTGGTATTATGTTTTAAATGTCTACCATGTCGGTTCCTTTTCTATGGAGAAACTCCTTAAAATTGTACATGATATTAATCAACATTTTAAGACAAGTAAATCTCGGAATGACGGGCAGAGGTCTCATCAGTTACATCATTTGCTAACTCCAGAGTTCATTAAGCATGTCAGTGTTGTTCTTGCTATTGATCATAGTGTTCAACATAAAGCCCTGGAAATGCTTctttacatttttctatttccttgGAAATTTTGGTTACACTTGTTTACTGGATAAAGATTGATAAATCAATATTACTTGACTCGTATGTTTCTAACAGGTGCCCATTTGCTCTGTTAACAACAGTATTTTTCTTTAGCACGTTTTCCTTTTTATCTCTAAAATGATCCTTATCCATTACTCATGTTTGATACTCCTGGTGGGTTCTTTCTAGCCTAATTCTGATCGATAGAGTTCATTTGATTGAGAAAGACAAGCTTGTTGGGTTTGTTCTAGATTGTCAGGTACCTACCTCTGTTTCTCGTGGGGCTTTATCTTATCTTGATTTCTGTACTTATGCAGTTTGTGAGCATGATCAGAGTTGTGTTCAAAAATATGTTGGATAAAGAGAATTGAGATGGGCCAGATGATGCTGTTGATGTTTTCCTTACATATTTTGGTGTTGTTCTGGCACGGCtgcgcttcaaaaaaaaaaaaagactcagCCTAACAAGCAAACCCTGTATTAACAACTTCCAATCCAATGTGCTTTCTTTTTTAAAGAGCGAAATTTTTTTAGTTTGACAACTCATGTAGATGCTTGTACTACCACAACACTGTTAATTTTTAAGTTCTTGGAAGTCCAATAGTGTTTTTGATATGTACACAAGCTTTGTTCGCATGGTGATTTTAAACCCGCATAATCATATGCACTCACCTGGGCACATGTGCACCATTAAGCATTAGAAAATCATCATCCAACTTCAAGTATATTGTGTGACATCAGTTTATTCATACTGATACTAAATTCCTTGCTGATGCTAAAATAAGCTTGTTCACTATGTATATTTGCAGTATTAGAGCCACGTGTGGGTTGGATTTAGAGAGGATTCGCTTTCATGGTTCAGATTCTCCTCAATCTGCTGCCAGGGAGatccttcttctttctttggGGAGGTGTCGTTACAGGTCGGTTTTTATCCCTATGTTTTTCTGTTCATACAAGGGAATTCTaggttgtttttttatttttatcatccAGATGTTTAGATGCTAATATCGATAAGACATCCTTCCATAGACAACCAGTTTATTGATTTTGTGAGCTTTTACGCCCCTGTAAACATAATAGTCTTCATGACCAACACAGTGGGTCAAAATTGAACTCAGTGCTTGTGGAAACTTCAGTCGGATTGTTCAGTCTCTCATATGTGGTTCTAACTTTGAATTGTAGGGTGACAGTTGCTTTTCAGTAAAGCGACAACTTGTAACATAGAGAAGCAGCTGTAAACTGGAGAGTGTGGACCAAGTTGAAGAAAATCTTTTGCCATGAGTCTCGAGTCCAACCAACCATCTTCAGCATCAGTTTTCAGTAGCTGGTTGTATATGAATGAATAATTACTCTTTTGTACTTTAATCAACACTAATTGTTCCATCTACGGGCTGTAT encodes:
- the LOC113348382 gene encoding uncharacterized protein LOC113348382 isoform X1, which codes for MSNFRKDSAEDCSLDLQPVLTVRIWVNTEEHHQAGWNFSSPDVEDNTCKFAKNWLTPSQIDVILRDSHGLRVLHILKAHGTAITIVFWFIGPRDLFLYLLTLHEFDFNFHIQYSFSVFILNSCLFQL
- the LOC113348382 gene encoding 40S ribosomal protein S13-like isoform X2; protein product: MSNFRKDSAEDCSLDLQPVLTVRIWVNTEEHHQAGWNFSSPDVEDNTCKFAKNWLTPSQIDVILRDSHGLRVLHILKAHG